A window of the Schlesneria paludicola DSM 18645 genome harbors these coding sequences:
- a CDS encoding ferredoxin family protein codes for MTHVVAEPCFNCKYTDCVTVCPVECFYEGEAMLFIHPEECIDCEACVPECPPAAIFHQDNLPAEWADYTALNAEMSPNCPVITERKDPMGPPIEKH; via the coding sequence ATGACACACGTGGTGGCAGAACCCTGTTTCAACTGCAAGTACACCGATTGTGTGACCGTTTGCCCCGTAGAATGTTTCTACGAAGGCGAAGCGATGCTTTTTATTCATCCGGAAGAATGCATCGATTGCGAAGCATGCGTCCCAGAATGTCCTCCTGCCGCGATTTTCCACCAAGATAATCTTCCGGCAGAATGGGCCGATTACACGGCGCTGAATGCTGAGATGTCGCCCAACTGTCCGGTCATCACGGAACGAAAAGACCCAATGGGCCCGCCCATTGAAAAGCACTAA
- a CDS encoding Hsp70 family protein produces MLPTHAVGIDLGTTYSCIAYLNEHGEPITIPNKDGELSTPSVVLFEGGEVIVGTEAMRNSIRSPDRVVVHAKRYMGNLGHRWKIAGKSYSPVEISTFILKSLLDSARERIGVVERAVITVPAQFSDSQRQATAEAGKRAGLKQVDIINEPVAAALCFVLGTEGIWFSELATAQTVMVVDLGGGTFDLSLVKYQKNEVSVIATGGDLHLGGLDWNNALETAIGKQFQKEFDVDPTRDRESSQALALEAEQTKRSLSVRPRAAMTVASGGHRKTYQIELEQFERLTKPLVDRVEKLTVGLLAERKMGWAKVDVVLTTGGSSRMPMIRSMLKRLSGRTLNTSLSPDQSIAHGATYYAGMLLTNNAFAKSILSSDASSRLSQFKQKSVNARALGVLVRDTELQQRVPHYLLPANTPLPASVSHIYGTVSDDQRRVGLRIVESGTAADSSFVELGLCQIEPLPENLPAETEIEVTITYDEQARVHVSAKVLATGQEARTEIIRTENLIVSAIQDAEESRAVEVPVADAMDEISHSRAQMPVVASEVSSRPVEPNLQAKPILKPTLAAKRGDTPGRKLASPILLCDDCGKILDAAGQCPACLSKSAPAVPPKPTGKSPESISAKPKISPRPIDKPNPLKLPAVPKPKAHAAAGHDMLDEDPSEKSRLMEMMLSDDSMPEIPIKPTGKSSKSRELDDSEFWRNLGQ; encoded by the coding sequence ATGCTTCCGACTCACGCCGTCGGCATCGACCTGGGAACGACCTACTCGTGTATTGCCTATCTGAATGAGCATGGCGAGCCGATTACCATTCCGAATAAAGACGGTGAGCTGTCGACGCCCTCGGTCGTCTTGTTCGAGGGGGGCGAGGTCATTGTCGGAACGGAAGCGATGCGAAACTCGATTCGCTCGCCGGATCGCGTGGTCGTGCATGCCAAGCGATATATGGGGAATCTGGGGCATCGCTGGAAGATTGCGGGGAAAAGCTATTCACCCGTAGAAATCAGTACATTCATCCTTAAATCGCTTCTCGACAGCGCTCGTGAGCGAATTGGCGTTGTGGAACGGGCGGTGATTACCGTTCCTGCCCAGTTTAGCGACAGCCAGAGGCAAGCCACCGCCGAAGCTGGCAAACGCGCTGGGTTGAAGCAGGTCGATATCATCAATGAACCTGTGGCGGCGGCGCTTTGTTTTGTATTGGGAACCGAGGGGATCTGGTTCTCGGAACTGGCCACTGCCCAGACGGTCATGGTTGTCGATCTTGGGGGCGGGACGTTCGATCTGTCTCTGGTGAAGTACCAGAAGAACGAAGTCAGTGTGATCGCGACAGGCGGTGATTTGCATCTGGGGGGGCTTGATTGGAACAACGCTCTGGAAACCGCCATTGGGAAGCAATTTCAGAAAGAATTTGACGTTGATCCAACGCGGGATCGCGAAAGTTCTCAGGCCCTGGCACTTGAGGCGGAGCAAACCAAGCGGAGTTTGTCCGTGAGGCCGCGTGCGGCCATGACGGTCGCCTCGGGTGGGCACCGCAAGACGTATCAGATCGAGCTGGAACAGTTCGAGCGACTGACCAAGCCCCTGGTCGACCGCGTGGAAAAACTTACAGTGGGGCTGCTGGCCGAACGCAAGATGGGCTGGGCAAAGGTCGACGTTGTGTTGACCACGGGTGGCTCGTCACGGATGCCGATGATTCGCTCGATGCTCAAGCGGTTGAGCGGACGGACGTTGAATACGTCGCTGTCTCCCGATCAGTCGATCGCCCATGGTGCGACTTACTATGCCGGGATGCTCCTGACGAATAACGCATTCGCGAAATCGATTCTGAGTTCCGATGCGTCGTCGCGGTTGTCGCAGTTCAAGCAGAAAAGCGTGAACGCGCGTGCGTTGGGGGTTCTGGTTCGCGATACAGAATTGCAGCAGCGTGTGCCGCACTACCTGTTGCCCGCGAATACCCCGCTGCCCGCATCGGTTTCGCACATTTACGGAACGGTGAGCGACGATCAGCGCCGCGTGGGGCTCAGAATTGTTGAAAGCGGTACCGCGGCGGACTCCAGCTTTGTCGAATTGGGGCTGTGTCAGATCGAGCCGCTTCCCGAGAATCTGCCCGCGGAAACGGAAATCGAAGTCACAATCACCTATGACGAGCAGGCACGTGTGCATGTTTCGGCGAAAGTGCTGGCGACGGGGCAAGAAGCTCGAACCGAGATCATTCGGACGGAAAATCTGATCGTGAGCGCGATCCAGGACGCCGAAGAGTCGAGGGCGGTCGAAGTCCCCGTTGCAGACGCAATGGACGAAATCAGTCACTCGCGAGCCCAGATGCCCGTCGTGGCGAGCGAGGTCTCGTCGCGTCCCGTCGAACCGAATCTTCAGGCCAAGCCGATCTTGAAGCCGACGCTCGCCGCCAAACGCGGTGATACGCCTGGGCGAAAGCTCGCATCGCCCATTCTGCTTTGTGATGACTGTGGCAAGATTCTTGATGCCGCTGGGCAGTGTCCTGCCTGTTTGTCCAAGTCCGCTCCAGCCGTTCCGCCGAAACCGACGGGAAAATCTCCGGAATCGATCTCGGCAAAGCCCAAAATCAGCCCACGGCCGATCGATAAGCCCAACCCGTTGAAGTTACCGGCGGTTCCCAAGCCCAAAGCCCATGCCGCAGCAGGGCATGACATGTTGGACGAAGATCCATCGGAGAAGAGTCGGCTGATGGAAATGATGTTGTCGGACGATTCGATGCCAGAGATTCCGATCAAACCCACAGGGAAATCTTCGAAATCGCGAGAACTCGACGACAGCGAATTCTGGCGGAATCTGGGCCAGTGA
- a CDS encoding DUF1501 domain-containing protein, with protein sequence MSGSPFLHPTFARRTALQAGGIGLLGLGMNHVSALQAADMATFKGKSTAKSVIYIFLSGGLAQHESFDMKPDAPADIRGDFQPIATSTPGLNICEHLPLLAQRSHLWSLCRSLTHSTNDHSFGHLVMLSGKSIMPPGFDATKPMPSDWPSIASVARAVTKPRNNLPPAAVIPEKLIHRSRRVIPGQFGGLMGSHRDPWFIEASSFDPNVYGAYPQYAFDHQDKPITVDPNRKFQIPDLSLPQGFSVDRFDRRLSLLNSIEQQRIDLDRAAITEPFDRSRQRAISLLTDPKIKRCLDVTGEPAETLDRYGRNSFGWSLLMALNLVEAGVNLVQVNLGNNETWDTHGEMFPHLKNQLLPPTDQALSALLDDLVSRGMLDDTLIVMAGEFGRTPKVSHLPQHYKLPGRDHWGPVQSVFFAGGGTQGGRVVGSTDKTGGYPATDAQRPENLAATIYSALGLPETAAWHDDTQRPHHIFEGAPIAGLF encoded by the coding sequence ATGTCGGGTTCGCCTTTCCTCCATCCGACCTTTGCTCGACGCACCGCCTTGCAGGCGGGAGGGATCGGGTTGTTGGGGCTGGGAATGAACCACGTCAGCGCGCTGCAGGCCGCCGACATGGCGACGTTCAAAGGAAAATCGACCGCGAAGTCGGTGATTTACATCTTCCTTTCGGGCGGTCTGGCACAGCACGAGAGCTTCGACATGAAGCCCGATGCGCCGGCCGACATCCGCGGCGACTTTCAGCCGATTGCAACCAGCACCCCCGGTTTGAACATTTGCGAACATCTGCCGCTGCTTGCACAGCGTAGCCACCTGTGGTCACTCTGCCGTTCGTTGACACACTCAACGAACGACCATTCCTTTGGCCATCTGGTGATGCTCAGCGGCAAGTCGATCATGCCGCCGGGGTTCGACGCGACGAAGCCCATGCCCTCTGACTGGCCGTCGATCGCGTCTGTCGCCCGGGCTGTCACCAAACCGCGAAATAATCTCCCCCCCGCCGCGGTCATCCCGGAAAAGCTGATTCACCGCAGCCGACGAGTGATCCCGGGCCAATTTGGCGGACTGATGGGCTCGCATCGCGATCCCTGGTTCATCGAGGCCTCATCCTTTGATCCAAACGTATATGGCGCGTATCCGCAGTATGCGTTCGACCATCAGGACAAACCGATTACGGTTGACCCGAATCGTAAGTTCCAAATTCCCGATCTATCATTGCCCCAAGGTTTTTCGGTCGATCGATTCGACCGGCGCCTGTCACTGTTGAATTCGATCGAACAGCAGCGAATCGACCTGGATCGCGCCGCGATCACTGAACCGTTCGACCGATCACGGCAACGTGCCATCTCGCTGCTGACCGATCCCAAAATCAAGCGATGCCTGGATGTCACGGGTGAGCCCGCAGAAACGCTCGACCGATACGGACGAAACTCGTTTGGCTGGTCGCTGCTGATGGCTCTGAACCTCGTTGAGGCCGGTGTGAATCTGGTCCAGGTAAATCTCGGCAATAACGAGACCTGGGACACTCACGGAGAGATGTTCCCACACCTGAAGAACCAGTTGCTTCCTCCGACGGATCAGGCCCTGTCCGCACTTCTCGACGATCTGGTCAGCCGCGGAATGCTCGATGACACGCTGATCGTGATGGCGGGCGAGTTTGGTCGGACGCCAAAGGTCTCTCATCTGCCCCAGCACTATAAGCTGCCGGGACGTGACCACTGGGGCCCGGTGCAGTCAGTTTTCTTCGCCGGCGGCGGTACTCAGGGGGGGCGAGTCGTCGGTTCGACAGACAAGACCGGTGGCTATCCGGCCACCGATGCGCAACGCCCCGAGAACCTCGCCGCCACAATCTACTCGGCGTTGGGACTTCCCGAGACGGCCGCGTGGCACGACGACACCCAGCGCCCGCACCACATCTTCGAAGGTGCTCCGATCGCTGGTCTGTTCTAA
- a CDS encoding peptidoglycan recognition protein family protein — MIPGPTEPVNPPSSYPIDPIRSTNPWKPEADLREWNYIVLHHTASERGNVESIHEEHLKRKDKNGVHWLGIGYHFVIGNGDGMDDGSIEPTFRWRQQLQGAHAGIADYNQHGIGIVLIGNFENTAPSTAQMNAVKQLVGVLKREFGIASGKVMGHGDVKATECPGKLFPLSEVRDTIAFRDEHATNGTTHRDAIRLINLSGESRK, encoded by the coding sequence ATGATTCCCGGCCCAACCGAGCCGGTCAATCCCCCCAGTTCTTACCCGATTGATCCGATTCGATCGACCAATCCCTGGAAACCCGAAGCGGATCTGCGTGAATGGAATTATATCGTTCTGCATCACACGGCATCTGAACGTGGAAATGTGGAAAGTATTCACGAAGAGCATTTGAAGCGAAAGGACAAGAATGGCGTGCATTGGTTAGGAATTGGTTACCACTTCGTGATCGGAAACGGAGATGGAATGGACGACGGTTCAATCGAACCAACGTTCCGCTGGCGGCAGCAACTTCAAGGGGCTCATGCCGGCATCGCAGACTACAACCAGCACGGGATTGGGATCGTCCTGATTGGAAATTTTGAGAACACCGCGCCCAGCACGGCACAAATGAATGCCGTGAAACAATTGGTCGGGGTTCTAAAACGAGAATTCGGCATCGCGAGTGGCAAGGTCATGGGACACGGCGACGTCAAAGCCACGGAATGTCCGGGCAAGTTGTTTCCTCTGAGCGAAGTGCGAGACACCATCGCATTCAGGGATGAACATGCCACAAATGGAACCACACACCGCGACGCCATTAGATTGATCAACCTGTCTGGAGAATCACGGAAATGA
- a CDS encoding alpha/beta hydrolase, with translation MTERSFFDFGSRSGDFERLESAPWVMRFQDLAGSVDSVDENVIEATFDEDTLPTHGEIIELIETMHAGESSPFIERAATERAHQVHLPEHYEARYAYPLVVWFHGEGSSEAEIHSIMSGISERNFIGLAIRGNVNCDSKFGWSISAGQLETLSDDVESLVRGLRRTYHIHSERIFLAGYGSGASAAMSLMLHRPEWFGGAACLCGKYTDLQVPESQYGELQNKRMMLATSVCDRLSGVRDVVTVGQMLYASGMQIGTRVYQDAGTSPTKKMLQDLNLWFMDDVCSMTP, from the coding sequence ATGACCGAACGCTCCTTTTTCGATTTCGGTTCGCGATCAGGCGATTTTGAGCGACTTGAGTCGGCGCCCTGGGTGATGCGCTTTCAGGATCTGGCGGGCTCGGTCGATTCGGTCGACGAGAACGTGATCGAAGCGACTTTCGATGAAGACACTCTACCGACCCATGGCGAAATCATCGAATTGATTGAAACCATGCATGCGGGCGAATCGAGCCCGTTCATCGAACGCGCGGCGACCGAGCGAGCTCACCAGGTCCATCTGCCCGAACACTACGAAGCACGCTACGCCTACCCGTTGGTCGTCTGGTTTCACGGTGAGGGAAGCTCGGAAGCCGAAATCCATTCGATCATGTCGGGGATCAGCGAACGCAATTTCATCGGTTTGGCAATTCGCGGTAACGTGAACTGTGACTCGAAATTCGGCTGGTCAATCTCTGCCGGACAACTCGAGACACTATCGGACGACGTGGAATCGCTGGTTCGGGGTTTGCGCCGTACGTACCACATTCATAGCGAGCGAATCTTTCTGGCGGGCTATGGCAGCGGAGCGTCGGCCGCGATGTCGCTGATGCTTCACCGGCCCGAATGGTTCGGTGGTGCCGCCTGCCTGTGCGGGAAGTACACGGACCTGCAGGTTCCAGAATCTCAGTACGGCGAACTGCAAAACAAGCGAATGATGCTGGCGACGTCGGTCTGCGATCGACTGAGTGGCGTTCGCGATGTCGTGACAGTTGGCCAAATGCTCTATGCGTCTGGCATGCAGATCGGTACTCGAGTTTATCAAGACGCCGGAACAAGCCCGACTAAGAAGATGCTGCAAGACCTGAATCTGTGGTTCATGGACGATGTTTGCTCGATGACGCCCTAA
- a CDS encoding shikimate kinase, giving the protein MLITLIGYRGTGKTTIAPRLAQRLKFDWIDADIELERIAGRSIRDIFATDGEPEFRRLERENLVRLLKRNRLVLATGGGAILNDATRLDLRGAGPVVWLKASVEAISKRILVDGGAFANRPNLTTGGGIDEIRTLVAQREPLYQECATISVPTDSLPIDSVVEQILNQLPANYRQETNA; this is encoded by the coding sequence ATGCTCATCACCTTGATCGGTTATCGCGGCACGGGGAAGACAACTATAGCGCCCCGCCTTGCGCAGCGACTGAAGTTCGACTGGATCGATGCAGACATCGAACTCGAACGGATTGCAGGCCGTTCGATTCGCGACATTTTCGCGACGGATGGTGAGCCCGAGTTTCGACGACTCGAACGCGAGAACCTTGTTCGGCTGCTAAAGCGGAATCGACTCGTACTCGCAACAGGCGGGGGAGCGATCTTGAACGACGCGACCCGCCTCGATCTTCGAGGGGCAGGGCCCGTGGTCTGGCTGAAAGCAAGCGTGGAAGCGATTTCCAAACGGATCTTGGTCGACGGCGGAGCTTTTGCAAATCGACCCAATCTGACGACGGGGGGCGGAATCGACGAGATTCGTACTCTGGTCGCTCAGCGCGAGCCACTCTATCAAGAATGTGCAACAATCTCGGTGCCGACGGACAGCCTGCCGATTGATTCGGTCGTCGAGCAGATTCTGAATCAACTGCCTGCGAACTATCGCCAGGAGACGAACGCGTGA